The proteins below come from a single Anderseniella sp. Alg231-50 genomic window:
- a CDS encoding lytic murein transglycosylase, with translation MMRILPAALALTLLAGVTAPAHAKVSKSCIAGIKKTVKRAGVKPSLVDKALDGAKFNEKVVRFSRSQPEFRTRIWDYMAFLVDPARIADGKAKMSKHASTLAAVEKKYGVDRYIIAALWGIESDYGQIRGEFFLPHAMANLICANRKKRLFTRQLIAGLKLVQKGDVRLDDLYSSWASAFGQTQFIPETYRRLAVDFDRDGRRDLVNSIPDALASTANFMVKAGWRSNEPWGFEVKLPKGYRGPSGRKRRASVQTWAKRGLTNVDGSPLRSNYSAGLLLPAGKSGPAFLVTRNFNALYSYNAAESYALAIGHLSDRLKGKGPLVKRWPTNDPGLTRAQRLQLQKLLLAAGYDIGEADGKIGPITTRAIKKVQAKAGMKQNGRPSMAVLKALGG, from the coding sequence ATGATGCGAATTCTACCCGCTGCCCTGGCCCTTACCCTGCTGGCAGGGGTGACCGCTCCAGCCCACGCCAAGGTCTCGAAATCCTGCATTGCCGGCATAAAGAAAACCGTCAAGCGTGCCGGCGTGAAACCGTCACTCGTGGACAAGGCGCTGGACGGCGCCAAGTTCAATGAGAAAGTCGTACGCTTTTCCCGCTCGCAACCGGAATTCAGAACCAGAATCTGGGACTACATGGCCTTCCTGGTGGACCCGGCCCGTATTGCCGACGGCAAGGCGAAAATGTCAAAGCACGCTTCGACGCTGGCTGCCGTGGAGAAAAAGTATGGCGTTGACCGCTACATAATTGCCGCCCTGTGGGGAATTGAGAGCGACTATGGCCAGATAAGAGGTGAGTTTTTCCTGCCCCATGCTATGGCCAACCTGATTTGCGCCAATCGCAAGAAGCGGCTGTTTACCCGCCAGCTGATTGCCGGTTTGAAATTGGTGCAGAAAGGCGACGTGCGCCTTGATGACCTGTATTCATCCTGGGCATCCGCGTTCGGCCAGACCCAGTTCATTCCTGAAACTTACCGGCGGCTAGCCGTCGACTTCGACCGTGACGGCCGCCGCGACCTGGTCAATTCCATACCGGATGCGCTGGCTTCCACCGCCAATTTCATGGTGAAGGCCGGATGGCGGTCCAATGAACCATGGGGTTTCGAGGTTAAACTGCCCAAAGGATACAGGGGCCCCAGCGGCCGCAAGCGCCGCGCATCGGTTCAGACCTGGGCAAAACGCGGCCTCACCAATGTCGATGGTTCACCGCTCAGGAGCAATTACTCCGCCGGCCTGCTGCTGCCGGCAGGCAAATCCGGACCGGCGTTCCTAGTGACGCGCAATTTCAACGCGCTGTATTCCTATAACGCCGCTGAATCCTACGCACTTGCCATCGGGCATCTGTCCGACCGCCTGAAGGGCAAGGGCCCTCTGGTAAAGCGCTGGCCGACAAATGACCCCGGCCTCACCCGGGCCCAGCGTTTGCAGCTGCAGAAGCTGCTGCTGGCCGCGGGCTACGACATTGGCGAGGCAGACGGCAAAATCGGCCCCATAACCACACGCGCCATCAAGAAAGTGCAGGCCAAGGCCGGCATGAAACAGAACGGCAGGCCGTCAATGGCCGTGCTGAAGGCTTTGGGCGGGTAG
- the leuD gene encoding 3-isopropylmalate dehydratase small subunit: MDKFTTLTGVAAPLPTTNVDTDMIIPKQFLKTIKRTGLGKSLFYEMRYNDDGSENPDFTLNQPAWRDAQILVAGDNFGCGSSREHAPWALLDFGIRCVISTSFADIFYNNCFKNGILPIKLPQEDVDKLMDDARRGANATVTVDLEAQEIRGPDGGVVKFDLDPFRKHCLLNGLDDIGLTFEKKASIDAYEANMAEARPWA; the protein is encoded by the coding sequence ATGGACAAGTTCACCACACTGACCGGTGTCGCGGCTCCGTTGCCGACCACCAATGTCGATACCGACATGATCATTCCGAAACAGTTTCTGAAAACCATCAAGCGCACCGGCCTCGGCAAATCCTTGTTCTATGAGATGCGCTACAATGACGATGGCTCGGAAAACCCTGATTTCACCCTGAACCAGCCGGCCTGGCGCGATGCCCAGATCCTGGTGGCGGGCGATAATTTCGGTTGCGGCTCGTCGCGTGAACACGCCCCGTGGGCACTGCTCGACTTCGGCATCCGCTGTGTGATCTCAACCTCGTTTGCCGACATTTTCTATAACAACTGTTTCAAGAACGGCATCCTGCCCATCAAGCTGCCCCAGGAAGACGTGGACAAGCTGATGGACGATGCCCGGCGCGGCGCCAACGCCACTGTGACCGTTGATCTGGAGGCGCAGGAAATCCGCGGACCCGATGGCGGTGTGGTCAAGTTTGACCTCGATCCGTTCCGCAAGCACTGCCTGCTCAACGGACTGGATGACATTGGCCTGACGTTTGAGAAAAAGGCCTCAATTGATGCCTATGAAGCAAACATGGCCGAAGCCCGCCCCTGGGCCTGA
- a CDS encoding SDR family oxidoreductase, with protein MTSATSQVCLVTGAARGIGLATARLFLENGWRVALIDNNRETLSAAEKTIPGDTGLCIDCDVSDPDQVQRAIDQTAAHFGRLDGLVNNAGIADFGPIAQTGFDIWQAIMATNLSGPFLTVQSAVPVMLRSGGGAIVNIASISGHRASTLRVAYGTSKAGVIHLTKQQAAEYGNQGIRVNCVCPGPVDTEMAKKVHDAVIRQSYHDSIPLNRYGEEREIAEAIYFLISDKASYINGQVLSVDGGFETTGIGLADLRAKQGNT; from the coding sequence ATGACATCTGCAACGTCTCAAGTCTGCCTCGTGACCGGTGCTGCCCGCGGCATTGGCCTGGCCACAGCCAGGCTGTTCCTGGAAAACGGCTGGCGCGTCGCCCTGATCGACAACAATCGCGAAACGCTTTCGGCTGCCGAGAAAACAATCCCCGGCGATACAGGATTATGCATCGATTGCGATGTATCCGACCCGGACCAGGTGCAGCGCGCCATCGATCAGACCGCAGCCCATTTCGGCCGTCTGGACGGCCTCGTCAACAATGCCGGCATTGCCGATTTCGGGCCCATCGCCCAGACCGGCTTTGATATCTGGCAGGCGATCATGGCCACCAACCTGTCCGGCCCGTTCCTGACTGTTCAGTCTGCAGTGCCGGTCATGCTGCGATCCGGCGGTGGAGCGATCGTCAACATCGCATCGATCTCCGGCCACCGCGCCTCGACCTTGCGGGTAGCCTACGGCACCTCCAAGGCCGGTGTCATTCACCTCACCAAGCAGCAGGCGGCGGAGTATGGCAATCAGGGCATCAGGGTAAACTGCGTTTGCCCGGGCCCGGTCGACACCGAAATGGCGAAAAAAGTCCACGACGCGGTTATCCGGCAGAGTTATCACGACTCCATTCCGCTCAACCGCTATGGTGAAGAACGTGAAATCGCAGAAGCGATATATTTCCTGATTTCAGACAAGGCCAGCTACATCAACGGCCAGGTGCTGTCGGTGGACGGCGGTTTTGAAACGACCGGTATCGGCCTTGCAGACCTGCGCGCAAAGCAAGGCAATACTTGA
- a CDS encoding metallopeptidase family protein has product MNSPFHNDSRWSHMRAPSAKDLSHLARKTWEQVPQTLRKMTGEIAITVDEFPDDETMDEIGSETPFDIMGLLRESDAGHPVLVLYRRAVLDYWVEQGDELSAVLTQVMVHEAAHQLELSEELVAQLEAEIEASTPQPRTVQ; this is encoded by the coding sequence ATGAATTCACCGTTCCACAATGACAGCCGCTGGTCGCACATGCGTGCGCCGTCAGCCAAGGACCTTTCGCATCTCGCGCGCAAGACCTGGGAACAGGTGCCGCAGACCCTGCGCAAGATGACCGGCGAGATCGCCATCACCGTCGACGAATTTCCCGACGATGAGACCATGGACGAGATCGGCAGTGAGACCCCGTTCGATATTATGGGCCTGTTGCGGGAATCGGACGCCGGTCATCCGGTACTGGTTCTGTATCGCAGGGCGGTTCTGGATTACTGGGTTGAACAGGGCGACGAACTGTCTGCGGTCCTGACCCAGGTCATGGTTCATGAAGCAGCCCACCAGCTGGAACTGTCCGAAGAGCTGGTGGCCCAACTTGAAGCCGAGATAGAGGCTTCAACACCGCAGCCGCGCACGGTACAGTGA
- the leuC gene encoding 3-isopropylmalate dehydratase large subunit: MAGPRTLYDKIWDDHLVHEADDGTCLLYIDRHLVHEVTSPQAFEGLRMTGRSVRAPEKTLAVVDHNVPTTDRSKGIAEEESRIQVETLAKNAAEFGVQYFSETDARQGIVHIIGPEQGFTLPGTTIVCGDSHTSTHGAFGALAHGIGTSEVEHVLATQTLIQKKALNMKVQVDGKLARGATAKDIILAVIGEIGTAGGTGHVIEFTGEAFRDLSMEGRMTVCNMTIEGGARAGMIAPDEKAYEYLKGRPMTPSGANWDAAMAYWETLFSDDGAHFDEIITLDAAALPPIVSWGTSPEDVISVAGAVPNPDDIADEAKRTSKQRALDYMGLAPGTRITDIGLDVVWIGSCTNGRIEDLREAARIIEGKKISERLDYAMIVPGSGVVKAQAEAEGLDRIFTAAGFEWREPGCSMCLGMNPDQLKPGQRCASTSNRNFEGRQGFKGRTHLVSPAMAAAAAIAGHFVDVRTLT, encoded by the coding sequence ATGGCTGGCCCACGCACCCTGTACGACAAAATCTGGGACGATCACCTGGTTCATGAGGCTGATGACGGCACCTGCCTGCTCTATATCGACCGCCACCTGGTACATGAAGTGACCAGTCCGCAGGCGTTTGAAGGCCTGCGCATGACAGGCCGCAGTGTACGCGCACCGGAAAAAACCCTGGCCGTGGTTGACCACAACGTGCCAACCACCGACCGCTCGAAAGGCATTGCGGAAGAAGAAAGCCGCATCCAGGTCGAGACACTGGCGAAAAACGCCGCCGAATTCGGCGTGCAGTACTTCTCCGAGACCGACGCGCGGCAAGGTATCGTGCACATTATCGGCCCGGAACAGGGCTTCACCCTGCCCGGCACCACCATTGTGTGCGGCGACAGTCATACTTCAACCCATGGCGCGTTTGGCGCACTGGCGCACGGCATCGGCACCTCGGAGGTGGAACACGTTCTGGCAACCCAGACACTGATCCAGAAAAAAGCCCTCAACATGAAAGTGCAGGTTGACGGCAAGCTGGCCAGGGGCGCGACGGCAAAGGACATCATCCTGGCGGTTATCGGTGAAATCGGCACCGCCGGCGGCACCGGCCACGTGATCGAGTTTACCGGCGAGGCCTTCCGCGACCTGTCCATGGAAGGCCGCATGACCGTATGCAACATGACCATCGAAGGTGGTGCGCGTGCCGGCATGATCGCCCCTGACGAAAAGGCGTACGAATACCTGAAAGGCCGCCCCATGACGCCATCAGGCGCCAACTGGGACGCTGCCATGGCATACTGGGAAACCCTGTTCTCCGATGACGGCGCGCATTTCGACGAGATCATTACCCTGGATGCTGCCGCACTGCCGCCGATCGTGTCATGGGGCACGTCACCGGAAGACGTTATCTCCGTGGCCGGCGCCGTGCCGAACCCGGACGACATTGCCGACGAGGCAAAGCGGACCTCCAAACAGCGTGCACTGGACTATATGGGCCTGGCGCCCGGCACCAGGATCACAGATATCGGCCTTGATGTCGTGTGGATCGGTTCGTGCACCAATGGCCGCATCGAGGATTTGCGCGAAGCCGCCCGCATCATCGAAGGCAAGAAGATCTCCGAGCGGCTGGATTATGCCATGATCGTACCCGGTTCCGGCGTGGTGAAGGCGCAGGCTGAAGCCGAAGGCCTGGACCGGATATTCACCGCTGCAGGCTTTGAATGGCGCGAGCCGGGTTGTTCCATGTGTCTTGGCATGAACCCCGACCAGCTGAAGCCCGGCCAGCGCTGTGCATCCACGTCGAACCGCAACTTTGAAGGCCGTCAGGGTTTCAAGGGCAGAACCCATCTTGTATCCCCCGCAATGGCCGCTGCGGCTGCGATTGCCGGGCATTTTGTGGACGTCCGCACACTAACTTAA
- a CDS encoding TetR family transcriptional regulator — translation MSSDNVETRIRILNATWKLLEANQGQGVRMSDIARQAGISRQAVYLHFPTRSELLIATTRYLDDIKGIDARLASSRNTATGVDRLDAFIEAWGNYIPEIHGIAKALLAMKDTDEAAELAWDDRMQAVRHGCVAAINAANNDGSLASDLPVKQATDILWTLLSVRNWEQLTRDCGQSQTQYIETLKRTAHRTLLDGPVRS, via the coding sequence ATGTCAAGTGACAATGTCGAAACCCGAATCCGCATTCTGAATGCGACATGGAAACTGCTGGAAGCCAATCAGGGCCAGGGTGTCCGCATGAGCGATATTGCCAGACAGGCCGGCATCAGCCGCCAGGCCGTGTATCTTCACTTCCCGACACGGTCGGAATTGCTCATTGCCACCACCCGGTATCTCGATGACATCAAGGGGATAGACGCACGCCTGGCATCGAGCCGGAATACCGCCACTGGTGTCGACCGCCTCGACGCCTTCATCGAAGCCTGGGGAAACTACATTCCCGAAATCCACGGCATCGCAAAAGCCCTGCTGGCCATGAAAGACACTGACGAGGCTGCCGAGCTTGCCTGGGATGATCGCATGCAGGCTGTTCGCCATGGCTGCGTGGCGGCGATCAATGCAGCCAACAATGACGGCAGCCTGGCGTCCGACCTGCCGGTGAAACAGGCCACGGATATTCTGTGGACACTGCTGTCGGTGCGGAACTGGGAGCAGCTGACCCGGGACTGCGGCCAGTCACAGACGCAATACATTGAAACCCTAAAGCGAACCGCGCATCGCACTTTGCTGGATGGTCCCGTCCGCAGTTAG
- a CDS encoding anthrone oxygenase family protein — protein sequence MTMDFVLIACCVAVIASGLIAGVFLAFSDFLMKSLAAASPAGGIEAMQLINRKVYGSVFLFLLVAMLAVSAALAFYASMYMTGPASAWIISASVLYAVGMFIVTVVFNVPMNRRLDAMNHESTETASYWTVYASSWTLWNHVRTVASAASAACFLIGCLALGGG from the coding sequence ATGACAATGGATTTTGTGCTGATAGCCTGCTGCGTTGCTGTTATCGCGAGCGGTCTCATAGCAGGCGTGTTTCTGGCGTTTTCGGATTTTTTGATGAAGTCACTTGCTGCCGCCAGTCCGGCCGGCGGCATCGAGGCCATGCAACTGATCAACCGCAAGGTATACGGGTCGGTTTTCCTGTTCCTTCTGGTTGCCATGCTGGCGGTCTCGGCGGCGCTTGCTTTTTATGCATCGATGTACATGACAGGCCCCGCATCCGCCTGGATCATCTCGGCAAGTGTGCTGTATGCAGTCGGGATGTTTATCGTAACCGTGGTGTTCAATGTGCCCATGAACCGGCGGCTTGATGCCATGAACCATGAAAGCACTGAAACGGCGTCCTACTGGACGGTCTATGCGTCTTCATGGACGCTGTGGAATCATGTCCGGACAGTTGCGTCCGCGGCTTCGGCCGCCTGCTTTCTGATCGGTTGCCTCGCGCTTGGCGGTGGTTGA
- a CDS encoding amino acid carrier protein, producing MKKLTLTTLALSAAGSTSAFAQEARSIDQAVNETFAAITGPFVSFIFSPFPGTSFPWIVMWLVIAASLFTVYFGFIQVRGFRHSIQLVKGDYADPNDAGEVSHFQALTTALSGTVGLGNIAGVAVAVGIGGPGATFWMIMAGLLGMASKFTECTLGVKYRNEYEDGTVSGGPMYYMSKGFAERGLPGGKILAVVFAIFCILGALGGGNMFQANQAHAQISSITGAYPGWITGIVFALVVYAVIVGGIKSIANVTEKVVPFMGVLYVGTALVILLLNFDKIGWAFGQIFEGAFTGLGVAGGFVGALIQGFKRAAFSNEAGVGSAAIAHSAVRTKEPITEGLVSLLEPFIDTVVICTMTALVITISGLLIVDPATGNFVLNGEGNAISTVGGVSGVSLTSAAFATGFSWFPYVLAIAVVLFAFSTMISWSYYGLKAWTYLFGEGKTTELVFKIIFCVFVVIGASASLGPVIDFSDAAIFAMAVVNITALYFLMPVVKREMNSYMDRLKSGEIKRFKH from the coding sequence ATGAAAAAACTTACATTGACGACCCTCGCGCTCAGCGCAGCAGGGTCTACATCGGCTTTTGCACAAGAAGCCAGAAGCATTGACCAGGCTGTAAATGAAACCTTCGCCGCCATAACCGGCCCGTTCGTGAGTTTCATTTTCTCGCCCTTTCCAGGCACCAGTTTTCCATGGATCGTGATGTGGCTTGTGATAGCTGCATCATTGTTCACGGTCTACTTCGGATTCATCCAGGTCAGGGGTTTCCGGCATTCCATCCAGCTCGTAAAGGGTGATTATGCAGACCCCAATGACGCGGGCGAAGTCAGTCACTTCCAGGCGCTGACAACCGCCCTGTCCGGCACCGTCGGCCTCGGCAATATTGCCGGTGTGGCCGTGGCCGTCGGCATTGGTGGGCCCGGCGCTACATTCTGGATGATCATGGCAGGCCTTTTGGGCATGGCATCGAAATTCACCGAATGTACGCTTGGCGTCAAATACCGCAACGAATATGAAGACGGCACCGTTTCCGGTGGCCCGATGTATTACATGTCAAAGGGTTTTGCGGAACGCGGCCTGCCGGGCGGCAAGATTCTGGCCGTGGTGTTTGCGATATTCTGCATCCTCGGCGCGCTTGGCGGTGGCAACATGTTCCAGGCCAATCAGGCACACGCCCAGATCTCCAGCATCACGGGTGCCTATCCCGGCTGGATCACCGGCATCGTGTTTGCCCTGGTTGTGTACGCGGTGATCGTCGGCGGTATCAAATCCATCGCCAACGTGACTGAAAAGGTCGTTCCCTTCATGGGCGTCCTTTATGTCGGAACCGCTCTGGTTATCCTGTTGCTCAATTTCGACAAGATCGGCTGGGCCTTCGGCCAGATTTTCGAAGGTGCCTTTACCGGCCTTGGTGTAGCGGGTGGCTTTGTGGGCGCCCTTATCCAGGGCTTCAAGCGCGCCGCCTTCTCGAATGAGGCAGGTGTTGGTTCTGCGGCAATCGCCCACTCGGCGGTTCGCACAAAGGAGCCGATCACCGAGGGGCTTGTATCCCTTTTGGAGCCGTTCATCGACACCGTCGTGATCTGCACCATGACAGCCCTGGTCATCACCATTTCCGGACTGCTGATCGTTGATCCGGCAACCGGTAACTTCGTTCTTAATGGTGAAGGCAATGCCATCTCGACAGTCGGAGGTGTTTCAGGCGTATCGCTGACCTCAGCAGCATTCGCGACCGGCTTCAGCTGGTTCCCGTACGTGCTCGCAATTGCAGTGGTACTGTTTGCTTTCTCAACCATGATCTCCTGGTCATATTACGGTTTGAAAGCCTGGACCTACCTGTTCGGCGAAGGCAAGACCACGGAGCTGGTGTTCAAGATCATCTTCTGCGTCTTCGTCGTCATCGGCGCCTCGGCCAGCCTGGGCCCTGTGATCGACTTCTCCGACGCGGCAATCTTTGCCATGGCAGTGGTCAACATCACGGCGCTCTACTTCCTGATGCCGGTTGTGAAGCGGGAAATGAACTCCTACATGGATCGCCTGAAGTCCGGCGAGATCAAGCGCTTCAAGCACTAG
- a CDS encoding universal stress protein: MSAKIVIGLDGSGSGERAVAFAKKQAKQIGTCELIAVYVIEWSPYSFQTPEENEQRHKRREEEIAAANTRVVSPAVDALKADGFSARGVVKHGDVADLLNAVAVEEGADQIVVARSSEGGFASRLFGSSTANLVMTATVPVTVVG, translated from the coding sequence ATGTCTGCCAAAATAGTAATTGGCCTTGACGGGAGCGGTTCAGGGGAACGTGCCGTTGCCTTCGCCAAGAAGCAAGCAAAGCAAATAGGGACGTGCGAATTAATAGCTGTGTACGTGATCGAATGGTCACCCTACAGCTTCCAGACACCGGAGGAAAACGAACAACGCCACAAACGGCGAGAGGAAGAAATTGCCGCCGCCAACACCCGTGTTGTCTCGCCGGCTGTCGATGCCTTGAAGGCCGACGGCTTTTCCGCGCGCGGCGTGGTGAAGCACGGAGACGTTGCAGACCTGCTGAATGCCGTGGCTGTCGAAGAAGGCGCAGATCAGATTGTCGTTGCACGATCATCTGAAGGCGGGTTTGCAAGCCGCCTGTTTGGCTCATCAACTGCCAATCTCGTCATGACAGCAACTGTACCGGTAACGGTTGTCGGATAA
- a CDS encoding cold shock domain-containing protein, whose product MPTGTVKFFNTTKGYGFIEPEDGSKDAFVHISAVERAGMGTLNEGQKVKFELVTDQRSGKMSADNLEDAS is encoded by the coding sequence ATGCCAACAGGCACAGTAAAATTTTTCAACACAACCAAGGGCTACGGCTTCATTGAGCCGGAAGACGGTTCCAAGGATGCCTTTGTCCATATCTCCGCAGTTGAGCGCGCAGGCATGGGCACCTTGAACGAAGGCCAGAAGGTCAAGTTCGAGCTGGTTACCGACCAGCGCAGCGGCAAGATGTCTGCTGACAACCTGGAAGACGCTTCTTAA
- a CDS encoding DUF599 family protein produces MSLPPDLTSLHLVAFALLFAAWWLYSPILSLFGRGTLNAQLGIVRLRWMRLSTRRAQRPFDAILLNQIISSVAFFGSASLIVLAALLGTFANVTSVHAILSQLHFVAPMSTELLAANLSVVVLILGISFFAFTYSLRKLIYTVALSGGLPDQAEETPQFAIQIDATATVLTEAVRSFNNGIRGYYYAVAALFLLLGPVPCIVATCTVMAMLFYRQTLTTTARAIGTYVDAVNEEEKLRK; encoded by the coding sequence ATGTCCTTACCGCCTGATCTTACCAGTCTTCACCTTGTCGCCTTTGCCCTGCTGTTTGCGGCCTGGTGGCTTTATTCGCCAATTCTGTCCTTGTTCGGGCGCGGTACACTGAACGCGCAACTGGGTATCGTACGCCTGCGCTGGATGCGATTGTCCACCCGGCGCGCGCAACGGCCGTTTGATGCCATATTGCTCAACCAGATCATCAGTTCGGTGGCATTTTTCGGCTCTGCGTCACTGATCGTACTGGCGGCACTGCTCGGCACCTTTGCCAATGTCACATCGGTTCACGCCATCCTGTCACAACTGCATTTTGTGGCACCCATGAGCACTGAACTGCTGGCGGCGAACCTGTCCGTCGTCGTGCTGATCCTGGGGATCAGTTTCTTTGCCTTCACCTATTCGCTGCGCAAACTCATCTACACGGTCGCGCTAAGCGGCGGATTGCCGGACCAGGCGGAAGAAACCCCGCAATTCGCCATTCAGATCGACGCCACGGCCACCGTGCTGACGGAAGCCGTCCGCAGTTTCAACAATGGCATCCGCGGCTACTATTACGCGGTGGCCGCCCTGTTCCTGCTGCTGGGGCCGGTGCCGTGCATCGTTGCGACGTGCACCGTCATGGCAATGCTGTTCTACCGACAGACACTGACCACCACGGCGCGTGCCATCGGCACCTATGTGGATGCCGTGAACGAAGAAGAAAAACTGCGCAAATAA
- a CDS encoding methyltransferase domain-containing protein, giving the protein MSDREKFVASNKAAWNEAAPRHAAHNQAQLRERFAQGGYNCLADEVISMLERIGVTGRSAVQVACNNGKDLLSLKNMGAGACLGIDQADVFLEQARELAEIAGHASDVSFAAADVYALPADLKGRFDIVMTTIGVLGWMPDLDGFFSAVSDLIVPGGHWVMEEMHPVLFMYEPDENGGPSRLEHSYFQADPFVETTGLDYFGHEQYASKPHYSFTHKMSDIVNAAVRVGLELQHMHEVGHNISNFCADLEHAEATPPLGMYMLWRKK; this is encoded by the coding sequence ATGAGTGATCGAGAAAAATTCGTTGCCTCCAACAAAGCGGCCTGGAACGAGGCGGCTCCGCGTCATGCGGCCCACAACCAGGCGCAGCTGCGCGAGCGCTTTGCGCAAGGCGGATACAATTGCCTGGCAGATGAAGTCATCAGCATGCTGGAGCGGATCGGCGTCACCGGCAGATCGGCGGTTCAGGTCGCGTGCAATAATGGCAAGGACCTGTTGTCGTTGAAGAACATGGGAGCAGGCGCATGCCTCGGGATTGACCAGGCAGATGTCTTTCTGGAACAGGCGCGCGAGCTGGCTGAAATCGCCGGGCACGCAAGTGATGTGAGCTTTGCGGCAGCGGATGTCTATGCGTTGCCGGCAGACCTGAAAGGCCGCTTCGATATTGTGATGACCACAATCGGTGTGCTCGGATGGATGCCGGACCTGGACGGGTTTTTCTCTGCGGTTTCAGATCTGATTGTTCCCGGCGGGCACTGGGTCATGGAAGAAATGCACCCGGTCTTGTTCATGTATGAGCCGGATGAGAACGGCGGGCCGTCCAGGCTTGAGCATTCCTACTTTCAGGCCGACCCATTCGTGGAAACCACGGGCCTGGATTATTTCGGCCACGAGCAATACGCCTCGAAACCACACTACTCCTTTACCCACAAGATGTCGGATATCGTCAATGCAGCTGTCAGGGTTGGACTTGAACTGCAGCATATGCACGAGGTCGGGCACAACATATCAAACTTCTGCGCCGACCTTGAGCACGCCGAAGCCACGCCACCGCTGGGGATGTACATGCTGTGGCGCAAGAAATGA
- the trmD gene encoding tRNA (guanosine(37)-N1)-methyltransferase TrmD: MPFLATVLTLYPDMFPGPLGLSMAGRGLEDGIWSLEARDIRRHATDKHASVDDTPAGGGPGMVLKPDVLARAIDAATTAEDTRPRLLMSPRGRPLTQDYVRELSAGSGVMIVCGRFEGVDERVIEARGLTEVSVGDYVLSGGEPAAHVVLDAIVRLLPGIMGNAASGHDESFERGRLEHPQYTRPREWEGLEIPPVLLSGDHAAITRWKQEQSEKLTKARRPDLIRPKD; the protein is encoded by the coding sequence ATGCCATTCCTAGCGACAGTGCTGACGCTTTACCCGGACATGTTTCCCGGGCCGCTCGGCCTGTCCATGGCAGGCCGGGGCCTGGAGGACGGTATCTGGTCGCTTGAGGCGCGCGATATCCGCCGGCATGCAACCGACAAGCATGCGTCGGTGGACGACACTCCGGCAGGCGGCGGTCCGGGCATGGTGTTGAAACCCGATGTGCTGGCTCGTGCCATCGACGCGGCAACCACGGCCGAAGATACCCGGCCCCGGCTGCTGATGAGCCCGCGTGGCAGACCGCTGACGCAAGACTATGTACGGGAACTTTCCGCCGGCAGCGGCGTCATGATCGTGTGCGGCCGGTTCGAAGGGGTCGATGAGCGGGTTATCGAGGCGCGCGGCCTGACCGAAGTGTCGGTGGGAGATTACGTGCTGTCAGGCGGAGAGCCGGCAGCCCATGTCGTTCTGGATGCAATCGTGCGCCTGCTGCCCGGCATTATGGGCAATGCCGCATCCGGCCATGACGAAAGCTTCGAGCGCGGACGCCTTGAACATCCGCAATACACCAGGCCTCGTGAATGGGAGGGCCTAGAAATACCGCCGGTTTTACTGTCCGGCGACCATGCCGCCATCACGCGCTGGAAGCAGGAACAGTCGGAAAAACTGACCAAGGCGCGCAGACCGGACCTCATTCGGCCAAAAGACTAG